A window of Chloracidobacterium sp. N contains these coding sequences:
- a CDS encoding S9 family peptidase, with translation MAFVVALISPAWLFAQTPPAAAKRPITHEDVWLMKRVGAPVPSPDGLFVVFSVVAPAYDPKDQSSDLWLVRGDGSAPPRQLTFTKAAESDVAWSPDSRRIAFVTKREGDEVNQVYLLDVVEGGEARRVTSLSTGASAPRFSPDGKTLLFSSVVFPGALTDADNQRIATERKNRKYKARVYDGYPIRRWDHWLDDTQTHLFVQPLEKGAPGRDVLAGTKLVAEPGFGGRGTNAADTLDAVWTPDGAAIVFTATIERNQAAYAPVETHLYVVSAQGGEPRRLTSPGHTYSRPLFAPDGKKLYALCSPTTDGKVYHLERLARFDWQNGQLVNESRPAEGFDRSVESFGLTPDSQTVYVTAEEAGHEKLFRIPARGGPAQLAFEVKLGCYTNLSIPPQAASPLLFANWESAVNPAEIVRIDPDAGRHVALTSFNVAAAAQIDWQPLEHFWFTSRAGKRIHNMLVLPPDFDPKRRYPIFTFIHGGPHTMFRDQFFLRWNYHLLAQPGYLVLLTNYTGSTGFGEAFAQAIQGDPFGTCGSEITEAVDAVAKAFPYADGERVAAGGASYGGHLANWLQATTTRYKCLISHAGLINSESQYGTSDTSYFRELANGGPVWEQNETWRKQNPIRYAANFQTPILLTIGENDFRVPLNQTLENWTILQRRRIPSRLIVFPEANHWILRGDDNKYLFQEVHAWLAKYLR, from the coding sequence ATGGCTTTCGTCGTAGCGCTCATCTCCCCGGCCTGGCTCTTTGCACAGACACCGCCGGCCGCGGCCAAGCGCCCCATCACCCACGAGGACGTGTGGCTGATGAAGCGCGTCGGCGCGCCGGTTCCCAGCCCCGATGGGTTGTTCGTTGTGTTTTCCGTCGTTGCCCCGGCCTACGATCCCAAAGACCAGTCCAGCGACCTGTGGCTGGTACGCGGCGATGGCAGCGCTCCGCCCCGGCAGTTGACGTTCACCAAAGCCGCGGAATCGGATGTGGCCTGGAGTCCTGACAGTCGCCGCATTGCCTTCGTCACGAAGCGGGAAGGCGATGAAGTCAACCAGGTCTATCTTCTGGATGTGGTCGAGGGCGGAGAAGCCCGGCGGGTGACCTCCCTTTCGACGGGCGCGAGCGCCCCACGCTTCAGCCCTGACGGGAAGACCCTGCTGTTTTCGAGCGTGGTCTTCCCCGGCGCGCTCACGGACGCCGACAACCAGCGCATCGCCACTGAACGGAAAAACCGGAAGTACAAGGCACGGGTTTATGACGGCTACCCGATCCGGCGCTGGGACCACTGGCTGGACGATACGCAGACCCACCTCTTCGTACAGCCGCTGGAGAAAGGCGCGCCGGGGCGGGATGTGCTGGCCGGAACAAAACTTGTCGCGGAACCCGGGTTTGGTGGGCGCGGCACGAATGCCGCCGACACGCTCGATGCCGTCTGGACGCCGGACGGCGCGGCCATCGTGTTTACGGCCACCATCGAGCGCAACCAGGCTGCCTATGCTCCCGTTGAAACACACCTGTATGTGGTGAGCGCCCAGGGCGGTGAACCGCGCCGCCTGACCAGCCCCGGTCACACCTACAGCCGCCCCCTGTTCGCCCCGGACGGAAAGAAACTCTATGCCTTGTGTTCGCCGACCACTGACGGCAAGGTGTATCACCTTGAACGTCTGGCACGCTTTGACTGGCAGAATGGCCAACTGGTGAACGAGTCGCGCCCGGCAGAAGGCTTTGACCGTTCCGTGGAGTCTTTTGGTCTGACACCGGACAGCCAGACCGTGTACGTGACGGCGGAAGAGGCCGGACACGAAAAGCTCTTTCGCATCCCGGCACGTGGCGGCCCGGCACAGCTTGCCTTTGAGGTGAAACTCGGCTGCTACACGAACCTATCCATTCCCCCGCAGGCCGCGAGTCCACTCCTGTTTGCCAACTGGGAAAGCGCCGTCAATCCGGCCGAAATCGTACGGATTGACCCCGACGCCGGGCGGCACGTGGCGTTGACCAGCTTCAACGTGGCGGCGGCGGCGCAAATTGACTGGCAACCGCTGGAGCACTTCTGGTTCACGAGCCGGGCCGGCAAGCGCATCCACAACATGCTCGTACTGCCGCCGGACTTTGATCCCAAACGCCGTTATCCCATCTTTACTTTCATCCACGGCGGCCCCCACACCATGTTCCGCGATCAGTTCTTTCTGCGCTGGAACTATCATCTGCTGGCGCAGCCCGGCTATCTCGTTCTGCTGACGAACTACACCGGCTCGACCGGTTTTGGGGAAGCCTTTGCCCAGGCGATCCAGGGCGATCCCTTCGGAACCTGCGGGAGTGAAATCACGGAGGCCGTGGACGCGGTGGCCAAAGCGTTCCCCTATGCCGATGGCGAACGGGTGGCGGCCGGCGGCGCCAGCTATGGCGGCCATCTGGCCAACTGGTTGCAGGCCACGACAACCCGCTACAAGTGCCTCATCTCGCACGCCGGGCTGATCAATTCCGAGTCGCAGTACGGAACGAGTGACACCAGTTACTTTCGCGAATTGGCCAACGGCGGGCCCGTCTGGGAACAGAATGAAACCTGGCGCAAACAGAATCCCATCCGGTACGCGGCTAATTTTCAGACGCCAATCCTGCTGACGATTGGCGAGAACGATTTCCGCGTTCCGCTCAACCAGACCCTTGAAAACTGGACGATTCTCCAGCGCCGCCGCATCCCCAGCCGGCTCATCGTGTTTCCCGAAGCCAACCACTGGATTCTGCGTGGTGACGACAACAAGTACCTTTTCCAGGAGGTTCACGCCTGGCTGGCAAAGTATCTGCGCTGA
- a CDS encoding Crp/Fnr family transcriptional regulator gives MSTIDPIAEFIQGQLNEIRVVSGEREYHRNETIYHLDDPADHIFYILSGSVKITRVSDDGKEKIISIHRAGEIFGELCFCEVDDRRSDQAVAMEPTRVLAIRVHDFLAMLRENPKALLDMLSLFCKRLSEAQQQIETLAFDNTTRRLARVLLKSSSDSGLERLRLTHEELAQMVGTSREIITTIMNQFREEGLIDYRRSEVSPHVEKLRQFLVTA, from the coding sequence ATGAGCACGATTGACCCGATTGCGGAGTTTATTCAGGGCCAGCTCAACGAAATCCGCGTCGTCAGTGGCGAGCGGGAATATCACCGGAACGAAACGATTTATCATCTCGATGATCCAGCCGACCACATCTTTTACATCCTTTCAGGCAGCGTGAAGATCACGCGCGTCTCGGACGACGGCAAGGAAAAGATCATCAGCATTCACCGCGCCGGTGAGATTTTTGGCGAGTTGTGTTTCTGCGAGGTGGATGACCGCCGCAGCGACCAGGCCGTAGCCATGGAACCGACGCGCGTGCTGGCCATTCGGGTTCACGATTTCCTGGCCATGCTGCGTGAAAATCCAAAAGCGCTGCTGGATATGCTGTCCCTGTTCTGCAAACGGCTGTCAGAAGCCCAGCAGCAGATCGAAACGCTGGCCTTTGACAACACGACGCGCCGCCTGGCGCGGGTGCTGCTCAAATCGAGCAGCGATTCCGGGCTGGAGCGGCTTCGCCTCACCCACGAGGAACTGGCACAGATGGTTGGGACCTCCCGTGAAATTATCACCACCATCATGAACCAGTTTCGTGAGGAGGGGCTGATTGACTATCGGCGAAGTGAAGTCAGTCCGCACGTCGAAAAACTGCGCCAGTTCCTTGTCACAGCCTGA
- a CDS encoding twin-arginine translocase TatA/TatE family subunit has product MNLGMWEILLIGLVVVLLFGTKKIPELFTGLGTGIRNFKKAINEDPDEAKRKELTALPPKEKESL; this is encoded by the coding sequence ATGAACCTTGGTATGTGGGAAATCCTCCTGATTGGGCTGGTCGTGGTGTTGCTGTTTGGGACGAAGAAGATTCCCGAACTCTTCACCGGGCTGGGCACAGGCATCCGCAACTTCAAGAAAGCCATCAACGAGGACCCTGACGAAGCCAAGCGTAAGGAGCTTACCGCCCTGCCCCCCAAGGAAAAAGAGTCGCTGTGA
- the serC gene encoding 3-phosphoserine/phosphohydroxythreonine transaminase, with protein sequence MKRCHNFNAGPAVLPVPVLERIREEMLCLPGVGMSVLEISHRSKTFETILSETENRLRRLLNVPETHHILFLQGGASLQFSMVPLNFLTRDGVADYIVTGSWSEKAVEEARKIGRVNIAATTKEENYARIPNQSELRLDPQAAYVHFTSNNTIFGTQWPTEPEVGTTPLVCDASSDFLSRPLDVSQYALLYAGAQKNAGPAGVTIVIVREDWLERIPGGLPTMLDYRTHVKHRSLYNTPPVFAIYVVGLVLEYLEAQGGLSAVAAANAEKAGKLYAAIDSGSFYRGTAARNSRSLMNVCFRLPNPGLEAVFLREAAANGFEGLPGHRSVGGIRASLYNALPMESVLALIDFMRDFARCHG encoded by the coding sequence ATGAAACGCTGTCACAATTTCAATGCCGGGCCGGCCGTGCTGCCCGTGCCCGTACTCGAACGCATCCGGGAAGAAATGCTCTGCCTGCCGGGCGTCGGGATGTCGGTTCTGGAAATCAGTCACCGCTCCAAGACCTTTGAAACCATCCTGTCCGAGACCGAAAATCGCCTGCGCCGTCTGCTGAATGTGCCGGAGACGCACCACATTCTGTTTCTGCAGGGTGGGGCCAGCTTGCAGTTCAGCATGGTGCCGCTCAATTTTCTGACCAGGGACGGTGTTGCCGACTACATTGTGACCGGAAGCTGGTCGGAAAAGGCCGTTGAGGAAGCCCGGAAAATCGGGCGGGTCAATATCGCGGCCACAACAAAGGAAGAGAACTACGCCCGGATTCCGAACCAGAGTGAACTACGGCTCGACCCCCAGGCGGCTTACGTTCACTTTACGTCCAACAACACGATTTTTGGCACGCAGTGGCCGACGGAGCCGGAAGTCGGGACGACGCCGCTCGTGTGTGATGCCTCGTCGGATTTCCTGAGTCGTCCGCTGGATGTCAGCCAATACGCCCTTTTGTACGCCGGGGCCCAGAAAAACGCCGGCCCTGCCGGGGTCACCATCGTCATCGTGCGTGAGGACTGGCTGGAGCGTATTCCCGGGGGGCTGCCGACGATGCTCGACTACCGTACGCATGTGAAGCATCGGTCGCTGTACAACACGCCGCCCGTCTTTGCCATTTACGTGGTGGGACTGGTGCTGGAGTATCTCGAAGCCCAGGGGGGGCTGTCCGCCGTTGCGGCGGCCAATGCCGAAAAAGCCGGGAAGCTCTATGCCGCCATAGACAGTGGCAGCTTTTACCGGGGCACGGCAGCGCGCAACTCCCGTTCGCTGATGAACGTCTGTTTCCGGCTCCCCAATCCGGGCCTGGAAGCGGTTTTTCTCAGGGAAGCCGCGGCCAACGGGTTTGAAGGGCTGCCGGGACACCGTTCGGTGGGCGGCATCCGGGCTTCGCTCTACAACGCCCTGCCGATGGAAAGCGTCCTGGCGCTCATTGATTTCATGCGTGATTTCGCCCGTTGCCACGGATAG
- a CDS encoding DUF3299 domain-containing protein, translated as MSRFSEYLRAHAPYLGLGGLLLLMVAGSLLAPQPASRPSSSASRPLDVQGDVIRLRFDYIKNLNYDFDPRATTPVPPPAALQALDGRQVEIAGFALPLYSSTGETEFLLTQSANGCCFGAPPMLQHMILVRAGKMKLKNYGEPVLVRGTLSVGPEWEDGYVTSLLRLQATAIRDLADDRDIE; from the coding sequence ATGTCTCGCTTTTCCGAATACCTGCGCGCACACGCACCTTACTTGGGGCTGGGCGGGCTGCTGTTGCTGATGGTCGCCGGGAGCCTGCTGGCCCCACAGCCGGCATCCCGGCCGTCATCCAGTGCAAGCCGGCCGCTGGACGTTCAGGGGGATGTCATCCGCCTCCGCTTCGACTACATCAAAAACCTCAACTATGACTTTGACCCCCGGGCCACGACACCGGTGCCGCCTCCAGCGGCACTTCAGGCGCTCGACGGCAGGCAGGTCGAGATTGCCGGCTTCGCCCTGCCGCTGTATAGCTCCACCGGAGAGACCGAGTTTCTCCTGACCCAGTCGGCCAATGGCTGCTGCTTTGGCGCGCCACCCATGCTCCAGCACATGATTCTGGTTCGCGCCGGGAAGATGAAACTGAAAAACTATGGAGAGCCGGTGCTTGTCCGGGGCACCCTGTCGGTTGGGCCGGAATGGGAAGATGGTTACGTCACCAGCCTGTTACGGCTTCAGGCCACAGCCATCCGCGACCTGGCCGACGACCGCGACATCGAGTAG
- a CDS encoding beta-1,6-N-acetylglucosaminyltransferase, with the protein MPSSAGWSACFVCRNRRWYATLSPTCYPIKPASVIANRLNQLTADFYVDMRRVDFQSSGIELDKHVEDAVARRTIGVIPFISRRGQFYWRPLRVRRPRAVIPFGENFRLYHGSDWFVLGQRAVAYLLNLNVWEHPVVQFYLTAYPQNRPQAPSPVETVIQSLLGNASQLRGQYRNWHYIDWRGTTDWHPRLLTEQHWPELLESDALWARKLDLECSAGLRRRLDADLLDAGKAHLSAR; encoded by the coding sequence TTGCCATCATCCGCGGGCTGGAGTGCCTGTTTCGTTTGCCGAAACCGCCGGTGGTATGCCACGCTGTCCCCCACCTGCTATCCCATCAAACCGGCGTCAGTGATCGCCAACCGGCTCAATCAGCTCACTGCCGATTTCTACGTAGATATGCGTCGGGTGGATTTTCAGTCCAGTGGTATCGAGCTTGACAAACATGTTGAGGATGCCGTGGCCCGGCGCACCATTGGCGTAATACCCTTCATCTCCCGGCGCGGGCAGTTCTACTGGCGTCCGCTCCGGGTTCGTCGCCCGCGTGCGGTCATTCCCTTTGGGGAGAATTTCCGGCTTTATCACGGTTCAGACTGGTTTGTGCTGGGGCAGCGGGCCGTTGCCTATCTGCTCAACCTGAATGTCTGGGAACACCCGGTCGTGCAGTTTTACCTGACGGCCTACCCACAAAACCGCCCCCAAGCCCCTTCACCCGTGGAAACCGTCATCCAGAGCCTTCTGGGAAATGCCAGCCAGCTTCGTGGTCAGTACCGTAACTGGCACTACATTGACTGGCGGGGAACGACCGATTGGCATCCCCGGCTTCTGACCGAGCAGCACTGGCCTGAACTTCTGGAATCAGACGCGCTTTGGGCGCGGAAGCTGGACCTTGAGTGCAGCGCCGGGCTACGGCGGCGTCTGGATGCTGACCTTCTGGACGCAGGGAAAGCACATCTCTCCGCACGCTGA
- a CDS encoding Fur family transcriptional regulator — protein MTFDEALSVLKKRGQKMTPQRSTVLRILMESARPLTAQEVHREVTKLHPHVSLDTVYRNLTLLTDVGLVHQSNLQNRDVARFEFQGNEHRHYAICLNCHKTIRLDWCPVETKLMTQALRKQFAIVKHAFEVYGYCAECHFALSASA, from the coding sequence ATGACGTTTGATGAGGCTCTGAGCGTACTCAAGAAACGTGGGCAGAAGATGACGCCACAGCGGTCAACGGTGTTGCGCATCCTCATGGAATCGGCCCGTCCGCTGACGGCCCAGGAAGTGCACCGGGAAGTGACGAAGCTGCATCCCCACGTCAGTCTGGATACGGTGTATCGCAATCTGACCCTGCTGACCGACGTGGGGCTGGTTCACCAGTCCAATCTGCAGAACCGCGATGTGGCACGCTTTGAGTTCCAAGGCAATGAGCACCGCCACTACGCCATCTGCCTCAACTGCCACAAGACCATCCGCCTCGACTGGTGTCCGGTCGAAACCAAGCTCATGACGCAGGCGCTGCGCAAGCAGTTTGCCATTGTCAAGCATGCGTTCGAGGTCTATGGCTACTGCGCCGAGTGCCACTTCGCGCTTTCGGCTTCCGCCTGA
- the hemL gene encoding glutamate-1-semialdehyde 2,1-aminomutase: MPITMETEKVSPSRSETLFEQARAVIPGGVNSPVRAFRGVGGTPLFIRSAHGPYMTDVDGKRYVDYIGSWGPMILGHAHPEVLAAIRSVIERGTSFGAPTELEVEIAELIVSLVPSIEKVRMVSSGTEATMAAIRVARGFTGRRKIVKFVGCYHGHGDAFLVKAGSGVATLGLPDSPGVPAEISQQTITVPYNDLAAVEAAFTAYPNDIAAVIVEPVVGNMGCVPPQPGYLQGLRDLTQKHGAVLIFDEVMTGFRLARGGAQELYGVLPDMTCLGKVMGGGLPAAAYGGRADIMDCVAPAGPVYQAGTLSGNPVAMTAGLTTLRLLQQPGVYEKLDRQAKKVSEGLLQLIRKAGFPVTLNRVGSMFTIFFTDGEVTDWDSASKSDTALFGRFFHAMLHEGVYLPPSQYEAAFMGLAHTDEVVEVTLAAAERALDKLTHA, translated from the coding sequence ATGCCAATCACGATGGAAACTGAAAAAGTGAGTCCCAGCCGTTCCGAAACCCTTTTTGAGCAAGCCCGCGCCGTGATTCCCGGCGGTGTCAACAGTCCTGTTCGGGCCTTTCGGGGCGTGGGTGGGACGCCGCTGTTCATTCGCTCGGCCCACGGCCCCTACATGACCGATGTGGATGGCAAACGTTACGTGGACTACATCGGCTCGTGGGGGCCCATGATTCTGGGACACGCACACCCGGAAGTCCTGGCGGCCATCCGCTCGGTCATCGAGCGCGGCACGTCGTTCGGCGCCCCGACGGAACTCGAAGTCGAAATCGCCGAACTCATCGTTTCCCTCGTGCCTTCCATCGAAAAGGTCCGCATGGTGAGCAGCGGGACGGAAGCCACCATGGCGGCCATCCGCGTGGCGCGCGGCTTTACGGGACGCCGCAAAATCGTCAAGTTCGTCGGTTGTTACCATGGTCACGGGGATGCTTTTCTGGTCAAAGCCGGCTCCGGCGTGGCGACGCTGGGGCTGCCGGACAGTCCGGGTGTACCGGCCGAGATTTCACAGCAGACCATTACGGTTCCTTACAACGACCTGGCGGCCGTCGAGGCGGCGTTTACGGCATATCCGAATGACATTGCGGCCGTCATCGTCGAGCCGGTCGTGGGCAACATGGGCTGCGTCCCCCCCCAACCGGGCTACTTGCAGGGGCTGCGTGACCTGACCCAAAAGCACGGCGCCGTTCTCATCTTCGATGAAGTGATGACCGGCTTCCGGCTGGCGCGCGGCGGCGCCCAGGAGCTTTATGGTGTCCTGCCGGATATGACCTGCCTGGGAAAAGTCATGGGCGGGGGCTTGCCGGCCGCAGCCTATGGCGGACGGGCCGACATCATGGACTGCGTTGCCCCGGCCGGCCCGGTCTATCAGGCGGGCACGCTGTCTGGCAACCCGGTTGCCATGACGGCCGGACTCACCACGCTGCGCCTGCTCCAGCAACCCGGCGTGTACGAAAAGCTTGACCGGCAGGCCAAAAAGGTTTCCGAAGGGCTGCTCCAGCTTATCCGCAAGGCGGGCTTTCCGGTGACGCTCAACCGGGTGGGCTCGATGTTCACGATCTTTTTCACCGACGGCGAAGTCACCGACTGGGACTCGGCCTCCAAGAGCGACACGGCGCTTTTCGGGCGCTTCTTCCACGCCATGCTGCACGAAGGGGTTTACCTGCCGCCGTCACAATACGAGGCGGCCTTCATGGGGCTGGCCCACACGGATGAGGTCGTTGAAGTGACACTGGCAGCAGCGGAGCGGGCCCTGGACAAGCTCACCCACGCCTGA
- the galU gene encoding UTP--glucose-1-phosphate uridylyltransferase GalU — MRKIRKAIFPAAGLGTRFLPATKAQPKEMLPLVDKPLIQYGIEEAILSGIEQVIIVTGRGKNAIEDHFDISFELEQLLREKGKLDLLEQVQEISKINVSYVRQKQALGLGHAVLVARELVGDEPFAVILGDDIVDSKVPCLRQMIEVYERYGRSVIGTARVEGEAISRFGVLAVDPIEDRVYKIRDMVEKPPFAEAPSNLAIIGRYILMPEIFDVLEKTPKGAGGEIQLTDAMRLLLKEQAMYAHEFHGVRHDAGDKLGFLIATVEFALQRPDLGPEFRAYLKSLTL, encoded by the coding sequence ATGAGGAAAATCCGTAAAGCCATCTTTCCTGCCGCCGGGTTGGGGACCCGTTTTTTGCCGGCGACGAAAGCCCAACCCAAGGAAATGCTGCCGCTCGTGGACAAACCGCTCATCCAGTACGGCATCGAGGAAGCCATTCTGAGCGGCATCGAACAGGTCATCATCGTCACCGGGCGCGGGAAGAACGCCATTGAGGACCACTTTGACATTTCCTTCGAGCTGGAGCAGTTGCTGCGTGAGAAAGGCAAACTCGATCTGCTCGAACAGGTTCAGGAAATTTCCAAGATCAACGTCTCGTACGTGCGGCAAAAACAGGCCCTGGGATTGGGCCACGCCGTGCTCGTCGCCCGCGAACTGGTGGGCGACGAACCCTTCGCCGTGATTCTTGGGGACGACATCGTGGACTCCAAAGTGCCCTGCCTGCGCCAGATGATCGAGGTGTATGAACGTTACGGGCGCTCCGTCATCGGAACCGCCCGCGTGGAAGGCGAGGCCATTTCCCGCTTCGGCGTGCTGGCCGTGGACCCTATCGAAGACCGGGTCTATAAAATCCGCGACATGGTTGAAAAGCCACCCTTTGCCGAAGCGCCATCCAACCTGGCCATCATCGGTCGTTACATTCTCATGCCGGAAATCTTCGACGTGCTGGAAAAGACACCCAAAGGTGCCGGCGGAGAGATTCAGCTCACCGACGCCATGCGCCTGTTGCTCAAAGAGCAGGCCATGTATGCACACGAGTTCCACGGCGTCCGTCACGATGCCGGCGACAAGCTCGGTTTTCTCATCGCCACGGTCGAGTTTGCGCTTCAGCGTCCAGACCTCGGCCCGGAGTTCCGCGCCTATCTCAAGTCACTCACCCTGTAA
- a CDS encoding protein kinase domain-containing protein: protein MLQLENVVLAGRYRIRSRLVTGSRSGIFLALDDVSQQLVVIKAFPRPGSAPGPPAPTVNGPDWRQTRFRLEGVWLDRVSHPYIVLRLDSGSAHDPAGCPFDYHVLEYLAGGTLAALSHAWQGLSLLKTVNLLRQAAAALTHCHALGVIHGDVVPENLLLTGDHRTVKLADFGSATGDDEPAAMDEGKFTGWLSRYAPPEARLGAGLPLSAAADVYALARTFHAALTGDPFLESQTPIQTLPPKLATQPGAEALLQVLQRATATNVTDRYPTVAAFWAEAEQAVAAMPATDAPPVMPVAIPAAAVAPIQVASDDPPAATDEADDPTVVTGAARETLCDVASPAESPSPLTTRLIGVGVVAAVVLLFIGSLVALYRLARASARAHWYGQSPPAASARPLFQVRVLRPTKAYATPTENPTPRDWLGELPAGVEADVLEISGRFYRVRPQRWGRRRSSSVNEGWVLREHMDGGL from the coding sequence GTGCTCCAACTTGAAAATGTGGTTCTGGCCGGGCGATACCGCATCCGCTCGCGCCTGGTGACAGGGAGCCGCTCCGGGATTTTCCTGGCGCTCGATGACGTCAGCCAGCAGTTGGTCGTGATCAAGGCTTTTCCGAGGCCAGGTTCCGCACCGGGTCCTCCAGCGCCCACGGTCAACGGACCGGACTGGCGACAGACGCGGTTTCGGCTGGAAGGTGTTTGGCTTGATCGCGTCAGTCACCCGTACATCGTGCTGCGGCTGGACAGCGGGAGTGCCCACGACCCGGCGGGCTGCCCCTTTGATTACCACGTCCTTGAGTACCTTGCAGGCGGCACGCTGGCTGCGCTGAGCCACGCCTGGCAGGGGCTATCGTTGCTCAAGACCGTGAACCTGCTGCGGCAGGCTGCGGCCGCCCTGACCCACTGCCATGCCTTGGGCGTCATCCACGGCGATGTCGTGCCGGAAAATCTGCTGCTGACCGGTGATCACCGGACGGTGAAACTCGCTGACTTCGGTTCCGCCACTGGTGATGATGAGCCAGCGGCCATGGATGAAGGGAAGTTCACCGGGTGGCTGTCCCGCTATGCGCCACCAGAAGCCCGGCTGGGGGCCGGACTTCCGCTTTCGGCCGCCGCCGATGTCTATGCGCTGGCCAGAACCTTCCATGCCGCACTGACGGGCGATCCTTTCCTCGAAAGCCAGACGCCAATCCAAACGCTGCCCCCCAAGCTGGCGACGCAACCCGGTGCAGAGGCACTGTTGCAGGTTCTCCAGCGGGCCACGGCGACGAACGTCACGGACCGCTACCCCACTGTGGCGGCGTTCTGGGCGGAAGCAGAGCAGGCCGTGGCGGCGATGCCGGCAACCGATGCGCCGCCGGTCATGCCGGTGGCCATACCGGCCGCAGCGGTGGCTCCCATTCAAGTAGCTTCCGACGACCCACCGGCTGCCACTGACGAAGCCGATGACCCGACTGTTGTGACCGGTGCTGCCAGGGAAACGTTATGTGATGTTGCCTCTCCGGCAGAGTCACCGTCGCCGCTGACGACCCGCCTGATTGGTGTCGGGGTTGTCGCGGCGGTTGTGCTCCTATTCATCGGCAGTCTGGTGGCGCTGTATCGGCTGGCGCGCGCGTCGGCCCGCGCACACTGGTATGGACAGTCTCCGCCAGCCGCTTCTGCGCGCCCGCTGTTTCAGGTCAGGGTGTTGCGGCCGACCAAGGCCTACGCGACGCCGACCGAAAACCCAACCCCGCGTGACTGGCTGGGCGAACTGCCAGCCGGGGTCGAAGCCGATGTTCTGGAAATCAGCGGCCGGTTTTACCGGGTGCGTCCGCAGCGGTGGGGGCGGCGCAGGTCTTCGTCTGTGAACGAAGGCTGGGTACTGCGGGAACACATGGACGGCGGGTTGTGA